The Bubalus kerabau isolate K-KA32 ecotype Philippines breed swamp buffalo chromosome 8, PCC_UOA_SB_1v2, whole genome shotgun sequence genomic sequence CATTAAATGGACTTCACAGTATCAATGTGTGAAGGCTTCCTCTTTAACGCTTCTTCAAAGTCTGatcctttctcccacttgttcaTGCAAGCTGCTTCAAAAACCAGTGAGTTGTGTGATAGGAGAAAACACTTTATATACTATGCTTAAATACCATCAGAAATGCCAGATCCTGGCTCACTAAATCCTTTGAAATACATTACTGTAAATATTATGGCTGACCAACATCTCTCTATAGGATGACTAGAGTAAATCTATAGCCAAGAAACAGGGATACATACTATAAACATACTGTGCCTTTGAATATGAGGCAACACTTATGATTTACTGTATAGGTAAACTTACCTGTAGCTTCACTCAATCAGTGGTCAAGTGCTTTAGAATCATTTTCATGTCAGTAAACATTAAGTCCAAGTTATCCCCATAATAAACAAACAAGTGTCATTTTTATAAGGAGTGTCAAACCCCTACCTAGTGAGGTGAGCATGGGGAAtcaattaccagagaaatgcaaaaatatatacaaaggaGGAATGCAAGGCAAATTCATATGACATTGGTATTAGGGGCAAAATAATTCATATTATGGTCCCACGCCATTATGGTAAAATACATTTGCATCACTAGGTATAAGAGAAAACGTGTAGCCCAAAGAATAGGTATAAAAAACTATTACAATGAATAATACCTGACATTTGACACAGCAGTGCTATTTCCAGGTTCTGGTTATTAAACCCAGAGTAAAAGTGGTTTATTGATCTGTTTACAGCATTCTAAAGACAAGGATTAAAACTGCTGTTTTGTTCTGACATACGAAACAGCTAGGCAAAGAACTCGGGCCGCTCGCTTCCTGCCACCTGGTAGGCACTAAAGCAATCATAGCTCCCGAGTTCCCTGATGGGaccttttccttctgtttcaaaCAGACTCTAACTATCCTCTAATGAACATCTGTTGAAAATCTCAAATCAAGATCATAAGCACATTGTGTTCAATGTTTGATGTCCACATTAACAAATAAATGCTTGATTATAAAAGCATATTCATGCCAATTTCTCACACAAGAAGGTAAATCAGATCTAAAATGGACAATAATGAATCAAGTGGAGGcatgggagagaaaggagaaaatgtgTGTAGTGGAAAGATGGACAAGACAATTGTCAGTATCAGTGTGAAGAGCAAACAACAAATTTCCCAAGTGTTTGGTCTAACATGGAATACACACTCCACATGAATTTGCCAAGAGTACACAGAACGATAATGACCTGAGAACCCTGGTTCTGGGGACTGAAAGCACCTGGCCATCTGCTTAGATTTGTTCTGTGTCTCAGTTCTCTCTGGTCTTAGAGGAGTGTACTTCTTCCTTTAAACAGTCTTCCTTGGCATTGCAGTTAGAATCAACTACTGCCTTCCTGCCTGGCTGTGCATTCCAATATTGATAGCACACAACAACTCACAAAATTCCTCTTAATAGAGCTCTCTCTAGGGTCGTACAAGAATTCAAATCCCCATGTCAGCCTTGGAGAGTTCAAGGCTCTTAAGTAAAATTATCCATGCTAAATTGTGATACTGAATCCTGCCTGggctaaaaattaaatttttgtttcatcAAAGTGATTTGGGATGAAAATTTTCAGGATTAAGTTTCCACTATTTTCTGTGATTTAGATAAACAGTCCAGTTTTTTCAGATTAACACATAATAATTAcattattcaaaaaataattattcatttaCTCAAATATTTGAGTCAGGCGTCGTGCTGGATCCTGGGAATACAGAGTGAACAAAACTAACAATCCCAGCAAGTCATTAATAACTTCTACATTCTAGTACTTATCTACAAAATAATGACATAGTTACAGTGTTTTAATGACAAAAAATTAACTAGGGAGTGGGGTAGGGCATAAGTGAAACAAATACACTATGACTAACCACAGCAATTCTTTATTTAAGTCTTTCTATACATTATGAACATGTAACAATTATGATTAGCAATACTCGGTGCTGAAATATCTGCTATTCCCTTAAAGAGTGCTGGTATTTTAACTCTAAAATTCCTATCACCGTATATACACAGATCACATAAAATATACTAATGGCTTGAACAGAATTATGTGTCAAAACAGTACAATTCCATACAGCAAAATTTTCACACCAAGAATGAAGAGAACACAGCACAAAGACTTTCAAGTTAGCATATTGtactaaaaatatcaaaagataaattttattctCCCTAGCTTATAAAAGCTCATTTATGTTTTTCAAATTCCATTGATAGTTTCTGTACTATAAGGAACATGTAAATATATTAACAATTTTCCTACCAAAATAAAGCCcaatatatatgcaaaaaaattCAGGAATAAATTTTGTCCTtggttgggaattccctggcagtccagaggttaggacttagtactttcactgtggtggcccgagttcaatctctggtcagggaactaagatcctgcaagccacatggggtgaccaaaaagttaaaaaaaaaaaattcatgtgcacacagaaataaacataaatactCACAGGAGCAACATACACTgacaaaaaaattacatttagtAAAGGtgagaaacaggaaaaacaaaaacaaaaaaaccctgctagggctttttcttttttctgagacTTGACAAATGCAGAAAATTAccaaagtaacaacaacaaaaaagacacgAAAATCACACCTTGGACAAACTGCTTGTCAGTATTTAGGACCTGATTTCACAAACAGGTTTAATTCACTTCCTTGAAGGCCATGCTGTCAAGGCGGAGGATGGATGTCCGCTGCTACTGAATTAGACTGGCCGACGTCCTGAGAAGGAaggggctcctcctcctccacgtGTGTCACTTTATCTGACCTTCCTGAAGGAGGAAGTTCATTATTTGTGCCCTCTTCACTAGATGACAGGATATCAGCCAATTCGTTGGACATTAGAACTTGCAAAGACTCTGTTCCATCTTCAACATCCATCTGAATCCCCAAAGCTTTAAGAATATCACATTTGCACATGGGGCATGTCCCATGGGCTAAGATCCAGGGGTCAATGCAATTCTTGTGGAAAAAATGTTTACAGGTCAGAACACGAATTGTATCGTTAGGCTTATAGAGTTCAAAGCAAACTATGCAGCTATCTCCATTGCCGCTTACTTCCTCGTCCCCCTCTTTCAGTACCCGAACCTGAAGCTGGCCAAATGCTTTCTTGAGATCATTTGTTAACCGCTGCCACCTCCGGTTCTGAACCCTTGCTACCCACAGTCTTCGAATATGATAAAAGATGAAATACACTAACGTAGCGGTTGTGACAATCACAAAAGAGACAAAATAGTGATTCATCCAGATGATGTGTTTTCTTCCCACCTCAATCGTGACGGTCACATGAACGCCCTTCTGAATTAAATGCAAAATCTCCATGCCTTTTAAGTTACCAATCATCACCACAACGATGTCTTCAAATATCTGATGAGACATGGGAAAGACCTGATTGCCAGTTCCTGGAAAGTTATAGATGATCACTCCACTGGCTCCATTCTCCACCGCCACCTTGATCTTCTGGGTGAAGGTACAGCCTCCCCGTTCGACAAGAGCGAGCCATGTCTGCGAGTTCTTCAGCTTCCTGAAACTGGTATTGGGGCTGCAGGCATTTTGCGTTTTTCCCTCTGGAGGCACGATGACTCCTGCCACTCTCTTCAAAGTGGAGCTTCTTCCAAACACGCCAGTCTCCCCCAACTCTGACAACATGCGATTCCCAACATGAAATGATATGTTCATGTAAGCAGTCCAAACAGCGCTGGTTCTGCCACAGTGCTGGCTAAGCAGCCAAAGGAAGCTGAATTTCATGAGCCAGGAAGAGGCAGCATTGTTTCTCTGAGTGCCAACCTTGAGTAGAtgcatctctctctctgcttAAGTGACTGAAGAACCAACCCAACAAAAGGATGTGGCTTCCACATCTGTTGATGATCAGTGTaaactattaaaatgaaaaataccttCTGGGTGAAAACAAGTTCCACTGTCTTCCAGCATGTTTTTGTAAGAAATTCTTAAAGAAGTCTTAGGAGtttcggatttttttttttttttgagagagagaaagaggaaaactttagattgaaaaaaaaaatcccagtctCACTACTGTAACTCTAGATACTGTTTACTGTTGGGTGATATGATTATGACATAAAAGACAACACAGCCAATTAGGTAAGAGCTTACAGCATGCTGTATATTTATTGGTTGAATGCCTTGAATGTTGCTATGGGTAATTTCAATGTTACCGGACAGATTCAGCCCTTGAGTTACATGTTATGATACCAGGtatcacattaaaataaaaaatataaaaattatttaatgcaTGAATTTTAAAACCTGAATACATATGCAAGAAAAGCCATACAATTAACACTTTCCTTCACAATCAGTGAAGTAAATATCTGTTACAAAACGCCAAGTTTTAACCATGaatgttaattaaaaattagCACTATGACCAGATATGAGTAGAAGTGGTGAATAACACTGTTTTTAACTCACGTTTTCACCAtacaatatataattttaatctaGCATGTAAAATTTTGAACTTTATTTAACAAACCTTGCTCAGAAGTTTGTTGGATccatttggttttaatttttaaaagcagggtATCCCATTCAATTTCTTCAGCCTCACTACCCTCACTTTTGGCAGCACTAAAGACAGAAAAGACCAATGTCATTTCTCTGCAGACCTTGACATCTGTTAGTAGCTTAACAATATTTTGAGGAAAGAGGAGGACAAGTGTAGGGGAAAAGATTAAATAGAGCAATATTGGTTTACCACAGTTTACTCTGAACAAAAATGTAGCTATAGATTTTAGAAAGACAAACTTTGAGGTCCTCAAATTTAACCTCTGACATCAGTGACTGTTAAAGGTCATCAAATCTTTTAACAAAATGTTTGCCTAAATCAGCAAACATCCTTGGTGGAAGACCCCACATACACTGTTAGTTCTGCCTGTATTTTTGCTACACTGAGGCCAAGAGCACAATATAACTTCAAAGCCAAAAGAATGACATGTGAACTAACAGGCATGGGCACTCACTGGTACTGCCATACACTTTCTTGGGAGAATTGCTCAGTGGTTCTTATTCACCAGCTAGGAAGCCAAAGCCAAGAATTTTAACCTTGTACATAAATGTCTCTGACCTCTATGCATAGGGTACTAACAGATACTTCAGGTTCCGTCTTGCCAGAACtacagaagctgctgctgctgctaagtcacttcagtcgtgttcaactctgtgtgaccccatagacggcagcccaccgggctcccccgtccctgggattctccaggcaagaacactggagtgggttgccatttccttctccaatgcatgaaagtgaaaagtgaaagtgaagtcgctcagtcgtgtctgactctagcgaccccatggactgcagcctaccaggctcctccatccatgggattttccaggccagagtactggagtggggtgccattgccttctcctagtgtATTCTTATAAAATATCAATTAGCAACATGACAACCTGAAAtaggaaagacaaaggagaaaagatttcTTATGGGCCCATCAAAAAGtagcattaaaagaaaaacactgatgtGACACCTTCAGCTCACAGTGGTCTATCCCAAAGGCCGTTAATCTGATTTCCACACACCCACTCTTCAAAACAGACAGTGAGGTACACAGTGTGTTCACTCACAAAGTGCCACTTGAGTTGGACATCAATGCTTTTGCATATTATCCAGAGATTTTAATCAAAGCAACAAAACCCACATCTGTAGGCCTCTTATCATTACACAGATAtctatcagaagaaaaaaaaaaaggtaagagatacaattttgaaaagcaactgaataaaattttacttctgttttaggTCTATGTTTTCAAAATGTCCCAAATAAagacatactgctgctgctaagtcacttcagtcgtgtccgactctgggcgaccccagagacagcagccaccaggctcccccgtccctgggattccccagccaagaacactggagtgggttgccatttccttctccaatgcatgaaagtgaaaagtgaaagtaagtcgCTCAGTCCCATTTAGTATTTCCTAGAGTCAATTCTAGAAGGAAAACCTACAACCATAGTTGATACATTATGCTAGGGTTTAAAGGGGTCTGGCAAAcaaagatacattttttaaaatatataatgctGCCCTAAATGAGgcttataataatttaaaatatttttagatatataACCAAAAGTGCTGGCATCTAAAATAATTATTCAGAACACATTTCCTTCCCAGTCAGTAGATTTGGCAACCAGATTTCCTGGGTATTAATAAAATTAACTGTGAAAAATTAAATCAAGATCTCAGCCTTTAATTAAGTTTACTGAACAGAAGTATTATTAGATACCAAATATTAAACATATGGAAGCAAAGTATAAAAATTAGTATagcgaaagagacactgatgtatagaacagtcttatggactctgtgggagagggagagggtgggaagatttgggagaatggcattgaaacatgtaaaatatcatgtatgaaacgagttgccagtccaggttcgatgcatgatactggatgcttggggctggtgcactgggacgacccagagggatggaatggggagggaggagggaggagggttcaggatggggaacacatgtatacctgtggcggattcattttgatatttggcaaaactaatacagttatgtaaagtctaaaaataaaataaaattaaaaaaaaaaagaaaaaaattagtataaagaaactttaaaatattatgactAATTCTCCATGGCATCAATATCACAATCATTGTAATTTGAAAATCAAGGCTTAACGTATACTAAAGCCCTTACTTAGATAAGGACAAAAATGTATAACAAAACATTAGAAAAACAAGTTCAAATAGCTGGACATGATAcggagttttatttttaaaaccaaatttcACCCTCTTTAGTACTTGTGTAGAGAAGTTGCAGTTGAATTTTCTCTCTACATAAAGTGCTAAAAGAGAATTCATCTTAACTTTAATCACTGGAAAGACTCAGTTACGTCTTCAGGAGATCCCCTGGGTTTCTTAAGTTTGCAGAATGTCACACTTGCACATGGGGCATGTCCTATGGGTTAAAAGCCAAGGGTCGATGCATGCCTTGTGGAAAATATGCTTGCAAGTTAAAATACGTACTACATCTTGAGGCTTGTAAATGTCAAAGCAAACAACACAATTGTCTTCATCTGGCTCTAGCTCCTTGTCCCCTTCTTGGAGCACTCGCAGTTGAAGCTTCCCAATGGCTTTCCTCACATCTGCCTTCAGCTGCCTTTGCCTCCTGGTGGAAAAATTGGGCCCTCGAGGTCTCCAGGCACAGTACAGGAACAGGTATGCCACGGTGGCGGTCAGGAAGGTGAATAGAGACATGACGTAATGGCTCAGCCAGGGCATGTGCATTCTCCCCACTTCAATGATGATCTTCACATAGACTCCTTTCTGAATCAAGTGCAACAGTTCCATGCCTTTCAGGTTGCCTATCATCACAGCAACTATATTTTCTGTTCCCTGGTGAGACATGGGGAATACCTTGTTGCCTGTACCTGGGTAGTTATAGATGATCACCCCATTTGCTCCCTTCTCTGCGGCCACGTTGATTTTGCGTGTGAAGGTACAGCCACCCCGTTCAATGAGGGCCAGCCAAGGGTCTGCTTGCCCAGGCCTGCTGAAGTTTGTCATAGGGTTACAAGCATTCTGATTCCATCCTTCGGGAAGTACCACCACACCAGACACCCTTTCCAGAGGAGAATGATTCCCGAACACTCCACTCTCTCCCAATTCTGATATGAGGCGACTTCCTACCTGAAATGTTATATTCAGGTGGGCTGTCCAAATGGCTTTTCCTTTTGAGTCAGGAAGGCTTAGTAGTAGAAAGATGCCAAGCCTCCACAGTCGAGATGAAGCAGAACTGTGAGCTGAAGAAGTAATTTTAAGTAGGCTCATTCCTTCATTTGCCTATTAACAGACAAATGTGAAAAACACAACAGCATCCGTTGTGGAAGAAAGTTAGGAAGTTAGCTTCAAGGGTTGGTAGGAGATAATTAAagtacaggactggaaaaggtctgcaTGGATCAAAGATATCTTGCTCCttccagcatttttatttttggtagatTATCTTTCTCATAATGAAACAGAATAACAGGATTTGTTATTAGCACAATGTGATTTCAAGAAAACTGTGACTTCCTAATGGGGGAAATTGTGACATCAGAACCAGTTAAGCCAATCCAAGAGTTTATATGAATGCACTGCATACTGAAATCCTATTGGCCAAAAAGCTAGGCAGCCATGACTCATGACATATGCTAATATGAATAAACTCTAAAGCAAaaaacagataattttttaaatacctgAGTTTCTTTCCTAGTTCTGGAGAGACTGAAAGCTGTCTAAACACTTTTTgctcattgttttcccatctgtgaggcaaaatagaaatcattcatATATGACTGTATGTTTCTGGCCAGTCATCAGTTCTCAGGTATGGTTTTATGCTACCCAATATGCCAGTCAGTCCGTGGGAAGCAGAAACAAATCATTCCCTCTGTCTTGCAACATTAAATGCTCATCCCAGGCCTAAAGattcaatatgctgctgctgctgctgctgggggatGTAAACTGACATTTATTAACACTGACAAAATAAAGCCTTATCAAGAAGACAGTTATCATCATATCAGAGGCTGTTAAACATGCAATTATTTAACAACTGAAGACaggattttaaaaacaatgcAATTTAGCTTGCTAAAGATCAGTTGCTGATCTTGAAAGCTGAAGGAATTTAAGCGGTAGCTATATTTTAGCTCAAGACATCTCAAATCTAAAGGCTCATCATATGGTTGAAAAGACCAATTTGAAAAACTTAGTATTAATAATTCATTGTCTCTTTCTCATTGTATGATGAACTGCTTAGGCAATGGCAGCCAGAACGTCCCCCCTCTCTTAAGACAAACGCACTGGTAAGAAACAATTTTTTACCCCCAACATAGCAGTTCTCAAGTGGGGGATAATTTTGTCTCCCAAGAAATATTTGGCTGTTTCTGGAGACACTCTCGATTGTCACAGTGTGAGAGTACTACTGCATCCAGTGCGTAGAGGACGGGGATACTGCTGGATATTCTACAAGCCACAAAACAGCCCTGAGCAGGAAGTAATTACCTGACCCAAAATGTCAATAACAGCCTTGGGAGGGAGAACTCATCCCCAAATTCACCTGTCCCTGAGAAATCAGGTCCGAGCTCTTATCATGAAGTTTATAATTGGCAATACATCCAATAAGGAGGAGTCCCCAACCTGTCTCCCTCCCCTGATCTCTTTGAGATTGAAACAGCGGACACTTGCACAAATGCCTATGATCCTATGAAGCCTGATACAAAACTGCATCCATTTTATCAGGACCAGGTCCAGGGGTCTTCTATCCTGGGGCCAGGATGTCTGAACACGACAGAAGGGAAGttgggcagtgggggtggggggaggagaggaaaaCAGATGACTAATGTTAATTTCTGACTATTAGACCATTTATTCAATATCTAACCTTTCTATCTTTTTAACATCCAAGAATTAAAGAGGCTTTCATTAGCCTGCCTGCAAAGTTCAACCAAAGGAGACTGAAATACACAAAGGTGGGCTCATTCCATGCTCCAAATATCCCTGCCTGCCCTTCCATGTTGCCACCCTACGTCTAAGTATAGTAAGTTGATTTTTCTCATCTACAGGCTCATTTCATTATCCCCCAGGCCAGCTACTGTTGTTCCAGGTTTCAATGGGAAGAATGACAGATCACATTCAGAGGCACAAAGAGACTGTTCTCACATCTCTCCATAGAAGAGCAAGgcaattttattttccagaaacCTAACTAAACTTCCTTCAATGTCTCCTTGGGTAGCAGTGCTTTAGCAAACCCACACTGAATGGACCCACTGGTAACCAGGGTAGAATTATCATGTTTGGCTCAGGTTAACCATGATTTATCCTGCTATGGAAAATCCCTTCCCTGATTGAGCACATGGCAGGAAGGAACATAAAGTCAGTCAGTGTCCTGCCACCAAAGGGAACGGGTACCAACTGGAAGGTGAGTAGCTAAACAAAGTTCCTGAGATTTACCCAGCGGAATTATACCTATATAACCACTAACCATGATAAATGTATTATTCACTATACACAAG encodes the following:
- the RNF133 gene encoding E3 ubiquitin-protein ligase RNF133, which codes for MHLLKVGTQRNNAASSWLMKFSFLWLLSQHCGRTSAVWTAYMNISFHVGNRMLSELGETGVFGRSSTLKRVAGVIVPPEGKTQNACSPNTSFRKLKNSQTWLALVERGGCTFTQKIKVAVENGASGVIIYNFPGTGNQVFPMSHQIFEDIVVVMIGNLKGMEILHLIQKGVHVTVTIEVGRKHIIWMNHYFVSFVIVTTATLVYFIFYHIRRLWVARVQNRRWQRLTNDLKKAFGQLQVRVLKEGDEEVSGNGDSCIVCFELYKPNDTIRVLTCKHFFHKNCIDPWILAHGTCPMCKCDILKALGIQMDVEDGTESLQVLMSNELADILSSSEEGTNNELPPSGRSDKVTHVEEEEPLPSQDVGQSNSVAADIHPPP
- the CADPS2 gene encoding calcium-dependent secretion activator 2 isoform X13, which codes for MLDPSSSEEESDEGLEEESRDVLVAAGGSQRAPPAPAREGRRDAAGRAGGGAARPVSPSPSMLSEGRDEPERQLDEEQERRIRLQLYVFVVRCIAYPFNAKQPTDMARRQQKLNKQQLQLLKERFQAFLNGETQIVADEAFCNAVRSYYEANEGMSLLKITSSAHSSASSRLWRLGIFLLLSLPDSKGKAIWTAHLNITFQVGSRLISELGESGVFGNHSPLERVSGVVVLPEGWNQNACNPMTNFSRPGQADPWLALIERGGCTFTRKINVAAEKGANGVIIYNYPGTGNKVFPMSHQGTENIVAVMIGNLKGMELLHLIQKGVYVKIIIEVGRMHMPWLSHYVMSLFTFLTATVAYLFLYCAWRPRGPNFSTRRQRQLKADVRKAIGKLQLRVLQEGDKELEPDEDNCVVCFDIYKPQDVVRILTCKHIFHKACIDPWLLTHRTCPMCKCDILQT
- the CADPS2 gene encoding calcium-dependent secretion activator 2 isoform X14, producing the protein MTTSKQRTTHTAIPKELNKQQLQLLKERFQAFLNGETQIVADEAFCNAVRSYYEANEGMSLLKITSSAHSSASSRLWRLGIFLLLSLPDSKGKAIWTAHLNITFQVGSRLISELGESGVFGNHSPLERVSGVVVLPEGWNQNACNPMTNFSRPGQADPWLALIERGGCTFTRKINVAAEKGANGVIIYNYPGTGNKVFPMSHQGTENIVAVMIGNLKGMELLHLIQKGVYVKIIIEVGRMHMPWLSHYVMSLFTFLTATVAYLFLYCAWRPRGPNFSTRRQRQLKADVRKAIGKLQLRVLQEGDKELEPDEDNCVVCFDIYKPQDVVRILTCKHIFHKACIDPWLLTHRTCPMCKCDILQT